A genomic stretch from Argiope bruennichi chromosome 2, qqArgBrue1.1, whole genome shotgun sequence includes:
- the LOC129962268 gene encoding uncharacterized protein LOC129962268 yields the protein MDSVTRLKRHIYGAAIYARTVNLAGEVKVKLIASKSRVSPIKQVTIPRLELCSAVLLTKLMQKVKNALKMDITSVSYCSDSIIVLSWMDEKRVTRLKNICCKQSGYYSRIHRNESVASSSFLTKSS from the coding sequence ATGGATTCTGTGACTCGTCTGAAAAGGCATATATATGGTGCTGCAATCTACGCCAGAACAGTCAATTTAGCGGGTGAAGTGAAAGTGAAGCTAATCGCGAGTAAATCTCGTGTGTCGCCAATCAAGCAGGTAACTATACCTCGTTTGGAGTTATGCAGTGCTGTTCTGCTCACCAAATTGATGCAGAaggtaaaaaatgcattaaaaatggatattacgTCAGTATCATATTGTTCGGATTCTATAATCGTGCTTTCGTGGATGGATGAGAAAAGAGTCACGAgacttaaaaacatttgttgcaaACAGAGTGGCTATTATTCAAGAATACACAGAAATGAATCAGTGGCATCATCTTCCTTCCTAACAAAATCCAGCTGA
- the LOC129962269 gene encoding uncharacterized protein LOC129962269 codes for MPFKPDFSEEILGNSKAVASKRLDQLWTRLERDPAMQTLYSEFLNEYELLLHMEEVKENSNVENRYYLPHHGVLRTSIKTTKLRVVSNANAKSSSGHSLNDLLCKGGVLQEDLFSILNRIRQHVYALTADIKQMFRMIEINPFQTKLLKILWKNNKNTPTKVYELRTVTYGTISAPT; via the coding sequence ATGCCATTCAAACCTGATTTTTCCgaagaaattttaggaaattctAAGGCAGTCGCATCAAAAAGACTAGATCAGTTATGGACGCGTTTGGAACGTGATCCCGCAATGCAAACGCTTTATTCAGAATTCCTCAACGAATACGAATTATTACTACACATGGAAGAggtgaaagaaaattcaaatgtcGAAAACAGGTACTATCTACCACATCACGGAGTGTTACGCACATCCATCAAAACTACAAAGCTTCGTGTAGTTTCCAATGCGAATGCTAAATCGTCCAGTGGACATTCTTTAAATGACTTACTATGCAAGGGAGGAGTACTTCAGGAAGATCTCTTCTCGATTCTAAACAGAATCAGACAACACGTTTACGCATTAACCGCAGATATTAAACAAATGTTTAGAATGATTGAGATCAATCCTTTTCAAACCAAACTTCTAAAAATTCTATGGAAGAACAATAAAAACACACCAACTAAAGTGTATGAATTACGCACAGTGACATATGGAACCATATCCGCTCCAACTTAG